The Desulfoscipio gibsoniae DSM 7213 genome contains a region encoding:
- a CDS encoding DEAD/DEAH box helicase: protein MNAKQQSNDPQILREHYIRFLDAAPNPTQKARELADDLFALDLTVYSNTYTLDSVLYAAFAESVLDDGVAMHPEQIQILNQIKENDALIVSAPTSFGKTFCIFEYIARYLPQNIVLIVPTLALVDEYVKRVIKRYQTLFSRYKIHTHIDEDRSYDFDQNNIFIITHDRVVQERSYAVIEKIDFLVIDEVYKLETDPQNDRVLVLNMAYYHLAQKAQKYVLLAPFIKSVEDIEQLEKRPAFYNTTYSPVVNDVKTLKILRHDDRYPECQRLLKFFPFNEKTLIYFPTVAGIYKYVNDYIAKEPIIDVLDESVKFFLEWAREEIHEDWCVIKAMERGYLIHNGQIPIGTRLFQLDFYESSDVYNRLLCTSTLLEGVNTTSKNIIITKPSRMSDKNDNNADFTAFDFYNLVGRTGRLNKHFIGTAYYLKAPTDPEYNKIDAIKSIKFELTDESKDIDIQKGNIADHPDVITFLKTLGITLNDYLLNIGSRPRFETVKAIYYRYQDSKKELLQELQAFLNDSRHGRLNLVKCLYYIIEGVRNNYRANIVNSLLNRSRPKIKTVVDNTKKYFALQGIDNIIFTTISIKMSYIEHQLYAKVILIRYFMEIESVKNSLIDVLNNKVIDAIEYLYFSTSKQKKMLLDLGIYERDIDTIIQIVGNDFEDTFELKKRLQANFDKLQKISFISRYIIRKLI, encoded by the coding sequence ATGAACGCGAAGCAACAAAGTAATGACCCTCAAATTTTAAGAGAACACTACATCCGATTTTTAGACGCAGCACCAAATCCAACACAAAAAGCACGAGAACTAGCGGACGACTTGTTTGCATTGGATCTGACTGTATATTCTAATACTTACACCTTGGATTCTGTCCTCTATGCAGCTTTTGCAGAATCAGTTTTAGACGATGGGGTTGCTATGCACCCTGAACAAATCCAAATACTTAATCAAATCAAGGAAAACGATGCTCTAATTGTTAGTGCTCCTACCAGCTTTGGAAAAACTTTTTGTATTTTCGAGTACATTGCTCGTTATTTACCACAAAATATTGTCCTCATTGTTCCTACATTAGCTTTGGTTGATGAATACGTTAAGCGAGTAATAAAAAGGTATCAGACCTTATTTTCAAGATATAAGATTCATACACACATTGATGAAGATAGAAGTTATGACTTTGACCAGAACAATATATTCATTATTACACATGACAGAGTAGTGCAGGAAAGATCTTATGCAGTGATTGAGAAAATTGATTTTTTAGTTATTGACGAGGTGTATAAGCTGGAAACTGATCCACAAAATGACAGGGTTTTGGTTTTAAACATGGCGTACTATCATTTGGCTCAAAAAGCCCAAAAATATGTTTTATTGGCACCATTTATAAAATCGGTAGAAGATATTGAGCAGCTCGAAAAGCGTCCTGCATTTTATAACACCACATATTCTCCGGTTGTTAATGATGTCAAAACGCTTAAGATATTAAGACATGATGATAGGTATCCTGAGTGTCAAAGATTATTAAAATTTTTTCCGTTTAATGAAAAAACCTTAATCTATTTTCCAACAGTGGCAGGCATTTATAAATATGTTAATGACTATATTGCTAAAGAACCAATAATAGATGTGCTTGATGAGTCTGTGAAGTTCTTTCTTGAGTGGGCAAGGGAAGAAATTCATGAGGACTGGTGTGTAATCAAGGCTATGGAAAGAGGTTATTTAATTCACAATGGACAAATCCCAATTGGAACAAGATTGTTCCAATTGGATTTTTATGAGAGTAGTGACGTATATAACCGTTTGCTTTGTACCTCCACGTTGCTCGAAGGTGTAAATACAACTTCCAAGAATATAATTATAACGAAGCCATCCAGAATGTCTGACAAGAACGACAATAACGCAGATTTTACTGCATTTGATTTCTATAATTTGGTCGGTAGAACAGGTAGACTAAACAAACATTTTATTGGAACTGCATACTACTTAAAAGCTCCAACTGATCCAGAGTATAATAAAATCGATGCAATTAAAAGTATTAAGTTTGAATTAACCGATGAAAGCAAGGATATAGACATTCAAAAAGGTAATATAGCTGATCACCCAGATGTAATTACCTTTCTTAAAACACTAGGAATTACCCTTAATGATTACCTTTTAAATATTGGTAGTCGCCCAAGATTCGAAACAGTAAAAGCAATTTATTACCGTTATCAAGATAGTAAAAAAGAGTTGCTTCAAGAACTTCAAGCATTCTTAAATGATTCCCGACATGGAAGATTGAATTTGGTGAAGTGCCTATACTATATCATCGAAGGAGTCCGCAATAATTACAGAGCAAATATTGTTAATAGTCTATTGAACAGAAGTCGCCCTAAAATTAAAACAGTTGTAGATAACACAAAAAAGTATTTTGCATTACAAGGGATAGATAACATAATTTTTACAACAATAAGTATTAAAATGAGCTATATCGAACATCAGTTATATGCTAAGGTAATACTTATTAGATATTTTATGGAAATTGAAAGTGTCAAAAATTCTTTGATTGATGTTTTAAATAACAAAGTAATAGATGCTATTGAGTATCTATACTTTTCGACCTCTAAGCAAAAAAAGATGTTGCTTGATTTAGGGATTTATGAACGTGACATTGATACAATAATACAAATTGTGGGCAACGATTTCGAGGATACATTCGAACTAAAAAAGCGATTGCAAGCCAACTTTGATAAACTACAAAAAATTAGTTTTATTTCAAGATATATAATACGCAAATTGATATAA